AGCGCAGAATTCAATGCATTCCTGCGTAATTCGGCCGATTTCATTCGTTTCAAGCCCTTAGGTCCCTTTGGTCAGTACGAAAACTTGCATGAGGTAAGAAGTCTGGGAACAGAATTATCCCTCAACCTGGCTTATCAAGATCGTATTCAAATCACCGTGAATGGCACCTATCAAGATTTACGCGATCGCAATCTATTGGATGAGGGTCTGGAAAATATCAATTACAATAGTCGCATTCCCAATGTTCCTTACTTATTCAGCAATGCTCGTTTGGCAGTAAAACCGCTGCGAAAGCAAAGCCTAAAACTGTATTGGAGCACCCATTATGTACATGAGTTCTTCCTCAACTGGGAGAATTTAGGTCATAGTGATAGCAAGCATATTATTCCGAGTCAATTAAACCATGATCTGGAATGCGAATACAGCTTTAAGGAAGGACGCTACAATCTCAGCCTCAGCCTGAACAACCTTTTTGACGCGGAGCTCTACGATAATTTCCGTATTCAAAAGCCAGGTAGGGCCTTCTACCTCAAATTCAGATATCTATTCAAATCTTAAATATCAATACCTATATCATGTTAAATACCCAAAATAAATGGCAAGCCTACTTACTGATCGGAAGTTTAGCTTTAGGCACTGCCGCTTGTGAAAAGGAAGAAGACAAAACCAATACCGCCGCTTCTTCGGCTGGTATCACCATGTCTTTAAAAACCACCGGAAATGATGAAGCTGAATTCATTGTTAGCCAAGAAAACATCATGGAAGGGGTAATCTCTGCCGAAGGAACCGGGATTGAGCAAACCGGATGGCGTTTTTATTACCCGGTTGGAAACACCCTTTTCGCCTCGGGTTACAGCGATGATAATCAATGTGCCGGATATGCTGCTAATAGCAAAGGTGAAATCGTGAAAAGTGGCGAGTTCATCTTCGAAAATGCTTTGGAAATGTTCGGTCATTCCGATGATGAGCAAACTTTCCTGGCCATGGAAATTCCTCGCGCTGGCTTTGCAAATCGTCGTTTGCACTTTATTGATGTGAATACCGTACAAGTAAAGAAAATTGTTGGTACCCGCATTTTTGAGAACACCAACGATTCATTGGTAGCTTGGCCTACAGCCCTCGAGGTACGCGGCGATAAAATTTTTATTCCCTTCCATAAATTGGATGCCAAGGGATACTTCAGCACTCCAAGTGCCGACAGTGCTTTTATAGCCGTATACTCCTATCCTGACATGGGTTCTGAGCCCGAAAAAATTATCGCTGATCCACGTACCAGCAATATTGGTGTAAATGGAGCCACCACGGGTCTAATTGAAACGGAAAGTGGTGATCTATACAGCTTTTCTTGCGGTGCTGAAAT
The Croceimicrobium hydrocarbonivorans genome window above contains:
- a CDS encoding DUF4374 domain-containing protein codes for the protein MLNTQNKWQAYLLIGSLALGTAACEKEEDKTNTAASSAGITMSLKTTGNDEAEFIVSQENIMEGVISAEGTGIEQTGWRFYYPVGNTLFASGYSDDNQCAGYAANSKGEIVKSGEFIFENALEMFGHSDDEQTFLAMEIPRAGFANRRLHFIDVNTVQVKKIVGTRIFENTNDSLVAWPTALEVRGDKIFIPFHKLDAKGYFSTPSADSAFIAVYSYPDMGSEPEKIIADPRTSNIGVNGATTGLIETESGDLYSFSCGAEMAGFAPASSKPSGILRIKANETEFDANYFFDIEAASNGGKLFWFDYLGNGKAIGRILTHDNGGAWGAFGRAEFNQKLVIIDLEAQTLTDVANVPLHAKRYSSPVYVEGNTAYVSIETASEAYVYAVDIANASATRGAKIEGKAIKGFYKL